The proteins below are encoded in one region of Oncorhynchus nerka isolate Pitt River linkage group LG15, Oner_Uvic_2.0, whole genome shotgun sequence:
- the agtrap gene encoding type-1 angiotensin II receptor-associated protein isoform X1, whose product MEIPAVNLKAIVLMHWLLTIWGCMAWLPPSYAWGNFSVLAVGVWAIAQRDSIDAVLMFLIGIAVTILTDIIHFGIYYPLAEGLAERNRDTFRFSAGMAILGLLLKPVSCFFVYQMYRERGGDYNVNFGESGFPSVTRNRDAYQSIDQQDQSTSSANPFNQAEGTKPGPPHSY is encoded by the exons ATGGAAATTCCTGCCGTAAACCTCAAG GCCATAGTACTAATGCACTGGCTACTGACCATCTG GGGCTGCATGGCCTGGCTACCCCCCTCCTATGCCTGGGGGAACTTCAGTGTCCTGGCTGTGGGTGTGTGGGCCATCGCTCAGAGGGACTCCATCGATGCTGTACTTATG TTTCTTATTGGGATTGCAGTGACGATACTGACGGACATCATCCATTTTGGGATCTACTATCCGCTGGCCGAGGGTCtagcagagaggaacagggacacaTTCCGCTTCAGTGCGGGCATGGCCATCCTGGGCCTGCTACTCAAACCTGTCTCTTGCTTCTTCGTCTACCAAATGTACAGAGAACGTGGAGGAGATTACAATGTCAACTTTGGTGAGT caggcttcCCCAGTGTAACACGAAACAGAGATGCTTACCAGTCCATTGACCAGCAGGACCAGTCCACCAGCTCAGCCAACCCCTTCAACCAGGCCGAGGGCACCAAGCCTGGACCACCACACTCCTACTGA
- the agtrap gene encoding type-1 angiotensin II receptor-associated protein isoform X2 has protein sequence MEIPAVNLKAIVLMHWLLTIWGCMAWLPPSYAWGNFSVLAVGVWAIAQRDSIDAVLMFLIGIAVTILTDIIHFGIYYPLAEGLAERNRDTFRFSAGMAILGLLLKPVSCFFVYQMYRERGGDYNVNFGECFPSVTRNRDAYQSIDQQDQSTSSANPFNQAEGTKPGPPHSY, from the exons ATGGAAATTCCTGCCGTAAACCTCAAG GCCATAGTACTAATGCACTGGCTACTGACCATCTG GGGCTGCATGGCCTGGCTACCCCCCTCCTATGCCTGGGGGAACTTCAGTGTCCTGGCTGTGGGTGTGTGGGCCATCGCTCAGAGGGACTCCATCGATGCTGTACTTATG TTTCTTATTGGGATTGCAGTGACGATACTGACGGACATCATCCATTTTGGGATCTACTATCCGCTGGCCGAGGGTCtagcagagaggaacagggacacaTTCCGCTTCAGTGCGGGCATGGCCATCCTGGGCCTGCTACTCAAACCTGTCTCTTGCTTCTTCGTCTACCAAATGTACAGAGAACGTGGAGGAGATTACAATGTCAACTTTGGTGAGT gcttcCCCAGTGTAACACGAAACAGAGATGCTTACCAGTCCATTGACCAGCAGGACCAGTCCACCAGCTCAGCCAACCCCTTCAACCAGGCCGAGGGCACCAAGCCTGGACCACCACACTCCTACTGA
- the agtrap gene encoding type-1 angiotensin II receptor-associated protein isoform X4, giving the protein MEIPAVNLKAIVLMHWLLTIWGCMAWLPPSYAWGNFSVLAVGVWAIAQRDSIDAVLMFLIGIAVTILTDIIHFGIYYPLAEGLAERNRDTFRFSAGMAILGLLLKPVSCFFVYQMYRERGGDYNVNFGFPSVTRNRDAYQSIDQQDQSTSSANPFNQAEGTKPGPPHSY; this is encoded by the exons ATGGAAATTCCTGCCGTAAACCTCAAG GCCATAGTACTAATGCACTGGCTACTGACCATCTG GGGCTGCATGGCCTGGCTACCCCCCTCCTATGCCTGGGGGAACTTCAGTGTCCTGGCTGTGGGTGTGTGGGCCATCGCTCAGAGGGACTCCATCGATGCTGTACTTATG TTTCTTATTGGGATTGCAGTGACGATACTGACGGACATCATCCATTTTGGGATCTACTATCCGCTGGCCGAGGGTCtagcagagaggaacagggacacaTTCCGCTTCAGTGCGGGCATGGCCATCCTGGGCCTGCTACTCAAACCTGTCTCTTGCTTCTTCGTCTACCAAATGTACAGAGAACGTGGAGGAGATTACAATGTCAACTTTG gcttcCCCAGTGTAACACGAAACAGAGATGCTTACCAGTCCATTGACCAGCAGGACCAGTCCACCAGCTCAGCCAACCCCTTCAACCAGGCCGAGGGCACCAAGCCTGGACCACCACACTCCTACTGA
- the agtrap gene encoding type-1 angiotensin II receptor-associated protein isoform X3 — protein MEIPAVNLKAIVLMHWLLTIWGCMAWLPPSYAWGNFSVLAVGVWAIAQRDSIDAVLMFLIGIAVTILTDIIHFGIYYPLAEGLAERNRDTFRFSAGMAILGLLLKPVSCFFVYQMYRERGGDYNVNFAGFPSVTRNRDAYQSIDQQDQSTSSANPFNQAEGTKPGPPHSY, from the exons ATGGAAATTCCTGCCGTAAACCTCAAG GCCATAGTACTAATGCACTGGCTACTGACCATCTG GGGCTGCATGGCCTGGCTACCCCCCTCCTATGCCTGGGGGAACTTCAGTGTCCTGGCTGTGGGTGTGTGGGCCATCGCTCAGAGGGACTCCATCGATGCTGTACTTATG TTTCTTATTGGGATTGCAGTGACGATACTGACGGACATCATCCATTTTGGGATCTACTATCCGCTGGCCGAGGGTCtagcagagaggaacagggacacaTTCCGCTTCAGTGCGGGCATGGCCATCCTGGGCCTGCTACTCAAACCTGTCTCTTGCTTCTTCGTCTACCAAATGTACAGAGAACGTGGAGGAGATTACAATGTCAACTTTG caggcttcCCCAGTGTAACACGAAACAGAGATGCTTACCAGTCCATTGACCAGCAGGACCAGTCCACCAGCTCAGCCAACCCCTTCAACCAGGCCGAGGGCACCAAGCCTGGACCACCACACTCCTACTGA